The genomic segment CGGCTCATTTGGAGCAAGAAGCCGAAACTTTACCGGCAGCCCAGCTGGAGGCTATCTTTACCGAGTTAGTTTTAGAAGAAGCCGGCGCCGAGTTAGCCGAAACTTTAATGGCTAATTATAGTCCTTTTTTAAGCGAGATTGCCGCCAGTAATTCTTTTAATAAATTTAAAGAACTTAACGATAAACAAGGCGAACTTAATTTTGAGGAAGCGCATGCCCTTAAAGGGGGAAGCGGCGTTAAAGATAACGAGCTGGGTTTAGCGGCAGCTAAAGAGTTGTTGCCGCCGCAGTTAGCCGATAAAGCCGCCCAAGAGGTAAAGTTAGAGTTTGCCCCTGATGATACGGCCGATAATTTTTTACCTCATTTTAAGAGCCAAACAGAGGCTAAACCGGAGGCAGTTAATGGGCCGCTAAACGATTTTAGGCCGGTTAATGAGCCTGCCGGGCCGGCTGTTAATATGAATAATGACGAAGCGGTTATTCAGGTGATAGATAATCGTACGGCCGAGCTGCCGGCGGCTAAAGAAGCTTTGCCTAAAGAGGTTATCGCCCTTAGGCAAGCTTTAACCGAAAGCGGCAACGGCGAAATTGTGCAAAGGGCCCAGTTTATCTTAAAAGCCGGCGATATGGGCGAAATTAAATTAACGTTACGGCCCGAAGAATTGGGCGTGGTGCGTATCAATTTAATGTTAGAAGATAACAAATTAATTGGCCGTATCGTGGTAGATAGCGCCGGCGCCAAAGCGGCTTTTGACGATAACA from the Spirochaetaceae bacterium genome contains:
- a CDS encoding flagellar hook-length control protein FliK; the protein is MLLMNLTAEEAPKADNLLLGAPNLEAALTDTQPKGESFAQQLAKSLIPQGALAAAHQSEELSLGDFLIAENTDLFALFFERLTAAHLEQEAETLPAAQLEAIFTELVLEEAGAELAETLMANYSPFLSEIAASNSFNKFKELNDKQGELNFEEAHALKGGSGVKDNELGLAAAKELLPPQLADKAAQEVKLEFAPDDTADNFLPHFKSQTEAKPEAVNGPLNDFRPVNEPAGPAVNMNNDEAVIQVIDNRTAELPAAKEALPKEVIALRQALTESGNGEIVQRAQFILKAGDMGEIKLTLRPEELGVVRINLMLEDNKLIGRIVVDSAGAKAAFDDNMADLRDSFLKGGFAQAELSVALGGDRQNEHQTEQEQARPFFSERLRTNNIDGTGRYNSLGLNLRA